The window CGGCCGAGCAGCTCGGCGCCCACGTCGAGACCGTCGACAGAGACCCAGCCCAGAAGCCTTCCGTACTTGTCCCGCGGCTCGTCGCGGCAGACTTGGACGAGCACCTCGCCGCGCCCCACGAGCTCGATGTTGGCGCGTCTTGCCGCGTTGCAGAAGGGCTCGTCCCGCTCCGGCGTGTCTATGCCCACGTAGCGGAGCCTGCGGCCGTCATCGAGCTCCACCGTGTCGCCGTCGATGACCCATGCCACCCTGGCCGTGAAGACGTAAGGCGGCGGTTCCGTCCCGCCCCCCGGCCCGCCGCCCCTCCAAAACCCGGCGAAGACGGCCAGGGCGGCGACCGAGACCGTAAGAAGCGACCTCAGAGCGCGCCGTCGCGCCGGCAAAACCGGACCGGCCACGGCCCTACCACTTCTCCCTGAAGCGGTGGATCATCTCCTGTATCTCGCTCACCTCTCTTTTCAGGCACTCCATATCGCAGTCCTTCCTGGCGAGCTCCCTTTGCAGCATGGCAAGCCTCGCGGCCAGCGCGCCGTGCAGCTCGTTGAAGGAGCGGCTCATCTCTTCGGCCTGCTCGATGAAGGCATTGAGATTGCTCACGAAGTTGCGCACATGGATGTCGTCCCTGCCGCGCACATGAAGCCGCCTCGTAAGTTCTCCCGAGCTTATGAGCCTCATCTCGTACTCGAGCCGCTTGAAGGGCCCTATGAGCCTGTGGGAGAAGAAGACGGCCAGGAAGACGACGATGGCCATGTAGCCGAGGATGAGGAATATCCCCAGGGCCGGAGTCTGGACCCCGTAGTAGGCGGCCAGGGCGCGGGAGAGCGACTGGAGGAAGATGGCCCCCAGCATGGCCATTATGACGAGCAGCGCGATGGTGAGCTGCAGTTCCCTGGAGACGAAGAAACGCTGCCGTACGCTCTTTTTCCTCTTTTCCGGTCCCTTTTCAGCGCTCATGACCACCCGTCCCGCAACATCCCCCCTCCTT is drawn from Deltaproteobacteria bacterium and contains these coding sequences:
- a CDS encoding thermonuclease; this translates as MAGPVLPARRRALRSLLTVSVAALAVFAGFWRGGGPGGGTEPPPYVFTARVAWVIDGDTVELDDGRRLRYVGIDTPERDEPFCNAARRANIELVGRGEVLVQVCRDEPRDKYGRLLGWVSVDGLDVGAELLGRGLARTLVIPPCGLERAGRYAAVESGARSAGLGLWASSGR
- a CDS encoding methyl-accepting chemotaxis protein, which encodes MARVKVFRLGAGRLDKRPSRLYSRRRGDVAGRVVMSAEKGPEKRKKSVRQRFFVSRELQLTIALLVIMAMLGAIFLQSLSRALAAYYGVQTPALGIFLILGYMAIVVFLAVFFSHRLIGPFKRLEYEMRLISSGELTRRLHVRGRDDIHVRNFVSNLNAFIEQAEEMSRSFNELHGALAARLAMLQRELARKDCDMECLKREVSEIQEMIHRFREKW